The Argopecten irradians isolate NY chromosome 6, Ai_NY, whole genome shotgun sequence genome has a window encoding:
- the LOC138326558 gene encoding zonadhesin-like, with protein sequence MLQTNKSTLQTNKSTLQTNKSILQTNKSTLQTNKSTLQTNKSTLQTNKSTLQTNKSILQTNKSTQRRLQTNKSTLQTNKSILQTNKSTLQTNKSILQTDKSMLQTNKSMLQTNKSILQTDKSTLQTNKFTLQTNKSTLQTNKSTLQTNKSILQTNKSTLQTNKSTLQTSSILN encoded by the coding sequence ACACTACAGACTAACAAGTCCATACTACAGACTAACAAGTCCACACTGCAGACTAACAAGTCCACACTGCAGACTAACAAGTCCACGCTACAGACTAACAAGTCCACACTACAGACTAACAAGTCCATACTACAGACTAACAAGTCCACGCAACGCAGACTACAGACTAATAAGTCCACGCTGCAGACTAACAAGTCCATACTACAGACTAACAAGTCCACGCTGCAGACTAACAAGTCCATACTACAGACTGACAAGTCCATGCTACAGACTAACAAGTCCATGCTGCAGACTAACAAGTCCATACTACAGACTGACAAGTCCACGCTACAGACTAACAAGTTCACGCTACAGACTAACAAGTCCACACTGCAGACTAACAAGTCCACACTACAGACTAACAAGTCCATACTACAGACTAACAAGTCCACACTGCAGACTAACAAGTCCACACTACAGACGAGCTCCATTCTCAATTAA